One genomic window of Cyprinus carpio isolate SPL01 chromosome B8, ASM1834038v1, whole genome shotgun sequence includes the following:
- the LOC109085079 gene encoding spermatogenesis-associated protein 6-like isoform X1 — MGGLTSPKKPSASQMRQKALKCTVEVDIQSITCPGVVLPSQEDIYMSVRIMGQYQKSKCVPPVFPLLLHEKMVFVKTFVGAVDPSAVAEHLEDDTTSFELIQLVPSEGEILATFEEDTREFLYPGPRLTPRSPGPEREIVMKRSISFPGISPKVEFSTTSIIEECDVKPGQPAMSSMQTLQERHYREQKVSDLTSPLSIPPPTASGYSHRSVCAALHDVEHTSNVPIQSCGHSSTKPCRVRTSPANSKKKKKKPDAVPSSGYEKPTVASRSRAPSPYTHRKMCQLSEEARQRLSHLKLGPYTFKKETVPQAPFVVPRSPNTSLMETSMCLTSQSSPKRSPLRLQSRSYITDLTDRSLLGSLRSKPSHASMQAARSSPKDHSTPVSSTFRAQSPVLTLSSLRERFQSSSSPSPSEEIHKRVQRILNIHGPRCKLSFDEESKEEEGVRQSSHVSTHHDSVIDNRLPQDRLIPGEPSVHLDNGTFWTNRAGTYTGKPHRAVFEDSLSKIYTNLYSNASQTGHSGQSTWTQ; from the exons ATGGGTGGACTGACGTCGCCCAAGAAGCCTTCAGCTTCACAAATGCGACAAAAAGCGCTAAAATGCACTGTCGAGGTGGATATCCAATCT ATAACTTGTCCAGGGGTGGTGTTACCATCCCAAGAAGACATTTATATGAGTGTTCGGATAATGGGCCAGTATCAGAAGTCCAAGTGCGTTCCTCCAGTTTTCCCTCTGCTGCTGCATGAAAAAATGGTGTTTGTGAAG ACCTTTGTGGGAGCAGTTGACCCGAGTGCTGTAGCTGAGCATCTGGAAG ATGATACAACATCTTTCGAGCTCATTCAGCTCGTTCCTTCAG AAGGTGAGATCCTGGCCACATTTGAAGAAGACACCCGGGAGTTTCTGTATCCAGGCCCTCGTTTGACTCCCAGAAGCCCCGGcccagagagagagattgtgatgAAGAGATCCATCTCCTTCCCC GGAATCTCTCCCAAAGTGGAGTTTTCAACGACGTCTATTATTGAGGAGTGTGATGTGAAACCTGGTCAGCCTGCCATGTCT AGTATGCAAACACTGCAAGAGCGTCACTaccgggagcagaaagtgtctgaCTTGACATCTCCGCTTTCAATTCCACCCCCAactgcaagcggctactctcaccgatcggtctgcgcagcgctGCATGATGTCGAACACACCTCTAATGTCCCTATCCAGTCATGTGGTCATTCCTCAACTAAGCCCTGTCGTGTGAGAACTTCCCCTGCAAactcaaagaagaagaagaagaagccagACGCAGTGCCATCCAGTGGATATGAAAAGCCAACGGTGGCGTCCCGAAGCCGTGCTCCTTCACCCTACACCCACCGCAAGATGTGTCAGCTGTCTGAAGAGGCCAGACAACGACTCAGCCACCTCAAACTTGGGCcctacacatttaaaaaagagaCGGTCCCTCAGGCTCCATTTGTG GTGCCCCGAAGCCCAAACACGTCGCTGATGGAAACCTCCATGTGTCTTACATCTCAGTCTTCTCCTAAAAGAAGCCCCCTACGTCTGCAATCACGGAGCTACATCACAGACCTCACAG ATCGCTCTCTCCTTGGAAGTTTGAGATCAAAGCCCTCACAT GCATCCATGCAAGCAGCCAGAAGTTCCCCCAAAGATCACTCCACCCCTGTGTCCAGCACGTTCAGAGCTCAGAGTCCAGTCCTGACGCTCTCCTCCCTGAGAGAACG TTTCCAGAGTTCATCCAGTCCTTCACCGTCGGAGGAGATCCACAAACGAGTGCAGAGAATCCTAAACATCCACGGACCTCGTTGCAAGCTTTCTTTT GATGAAGAGAGTAAGGAGGAAGAGGGGGTCAGACAGAGTTCACATGTTTCCACCCACCATGACTCAGTGATTGACAACCGGCTACCGCAGGACAG GCTTATTCCTGGTGAACCGTCTGTTCATTTAGACAATGGAACATTCTGGACTAACAGAGCGGGAACGTACACAGGAAAGCCCCACAGAGCTGTGTTTGAGGACAGTTTGAGCAAAATCTACACGAACCTTTACAGCAACGCATCACAGACAGGACACAGTGGACAAAGCACCTGGACACAGTGA
- the LOC109085079 gene encoding spermatogenesis-associated protein 6-like isoform X4: protein MGGLTSPKKPSASQMRQKALKCTVEVDIQSITCPGVVLPSQEDIYMSVRIMGQYQKSKCVPPVFPLLLHEKMVFVKTFVGAVDPSAVAEHLEDDTTSFELIQLVPSEGEILATFEEDTREFLYPGPRLTPRSPGPEREIVMKRSISFPGISPKVEFSTTSIIEECDVKPGQPAMSVPRSPNTSLMETSMCLTSQSSPKRSPLRLQSRSYITDLTDRSLLGSLRSKPSHASMQAARSSPKDHSTPVSSTFRAQSPVLTLSSLRERFQSSSSPSPSEEIHKRVQRILNIHGPRCKLSFDEESKEEEGVRQSSHVSTHHDSVIDNRLPQDRLIPGEPSVHLDNGTFWTNRAGTYTGKPHRAVFEDSLSKIYTNLYSNASQTGHSGQSTWTQ from the exons ATGGGTGGACTGACGTCGCCCAAGAAGCCTTCAGCTTCACAAATGCGACAAAAAGCGCTAAAATGCACTGTCGAGGTGGATATCCAATCT ATAACTTGTCCAGGGGTGGTGTTACCATCCCAAGAAGACATTTATATGAGTGTTCGGATAATGGGCCAGTATCAGAAGTCCAAGTGCGTTCCTCCAGTTTTCCCTCTGCTGCTGCATGAAAAAATGGTGTTTGTGAAG ACCTTTGTGGGAGCAGTTGACCCGAGTGCTGTAGCTGAGCATCTGGAAG ATGATACAACATCTTTCGAGCTCATTCAGCTCGTTCCTTCAG AAGGTGAGATCCTGGCCACATTTGAAGAAGACACCCGGGAGTTTCTGTATCCAGGCCCTCGTTTGACTCCCAGAAGCCCCGGcccagagagagagattgtgatgAAGAGATCCATCTCCTTCCCC GGAATCTCTCCCAAAGTGGAGTTTTCAACGACGTCTATTATTGAGGAGTGTGATGTGAAACCTGGTCAGCCTGCCATGTCT GTGCCCCGAAGCCCAAACACGTCGCTGATGGAAACCTCCATGTGTCTTACATCTCAGTCTTCTCCTAAAAGAAGCCCCCTACGTCTGCAATCACGGAGCTACATCACAGACCTCACAG ATCGCTCTCTCCTTGGAAGTTTGAGATCAAAGCCCTCACAT GCATCCATGCAAGCAGCCAGAAGTTCCCCCAAAGATCACTCCACCCCTGTGTCCAGCACGTTCAGAGCTCAGAGTCCAGTCCTGACGCTCTCCTCCCTGAGAGAACG TTTCCAGAGTTCATCCAGTCCTTCACCGTCGGAGGAGATCCACAAACGAGTGCAGAGAATCCTAAACATCCACGGACCTCGTTGCAAGCTTTCTTTT GATGAAGAGAGTAAGGAGGAAGAGGGGGTCAGACAGAGTTCACATGTTTCCACCCACCATGACTCAGTGATTGACAACCGGCTACCGCAGGACAG GCTTATTCCTGGTGAACCGTCTGTTCATTTAGACAATGGAACATTCTGGACTAACAGAGCGGGAACGTACACAGGAAAGCCCCACAGAGCTGTGTTTGAGGACAGTTTGAGCAAAATCTACACGAACCTTTACAGCAACGCATCACAGACAGGACACAGTGGACAAAGCACCTGGACACAGTGA
- the LOC109085079 gene encoding spermatogenesis-associated protein 6-like isoform X3: MGGLTSPKKPSASQMRQKALKCTVEVDIQSITCPGVVLPSQEDIYMSVRIMGQYQKSKCVPPVFPLLLHEKMVFVKTFVGAVDPSAVAEHLEDDTTSFELIQLVPSEGEILATFEEDTREFLYPGPRLTPRSPGPEREIVMKRSISFPGISPKVEFSTTSIIEECDVKPGQPAMSSMQTLQERHYREQKVSDLTSPLSIPPPTASGYSHRSVCAALHDVEHTSNVPIQSCGHSSTKPCRVRTSPANSKKKKKKPDAVPSSGYEKPTVASRSRAPSPYTHRKMCQLSEEARQRLSHLKLGPYTFKKETVPQAPFVVPRSPNTSLMETSMCLTSQSSPKRSPLRLQSRSYITDLTDRSLLGSLRSKPSHASMQAARSSPKDHSTPVSSTFRAQSPVLTLSSLRERFQSSSSPSPSEEIHKRVQRILNIHGPRCKLSFDEESKEEEGVRQSSHVSTHHDSVIDNRLPQDSNFYLALKT, encoded by the exons ATGGGTGGACTGACGTCGCCCAAGAAGCCTTCAGCTTCACAAATGCGACAAAAAGCGCTAAAATGCACTGTCGAGGTGGATATCCAATCT ATAACTTGTCCAGGGGTGGTGTTACCATCCCAAGAAGACATTTATATGAGTGTTCGGATAATGGGCCAGTATCAGAAGTCCAAGTGCGTTCCTCCAGTTTTCCCTCTGCTGCTGCATGAAAAAATGGTGTTTGTGAAG ACCTTTGTGGGAGCAGTTGACCCGAGTGCTGTAGCTGAGCATCTGGAAG ATGATACAACATCTTTCGAGCTCATTCAGCTCGTTCCTTCAG AAGGTGAGATCCTGGCCACATTTGAAGAAGACACCCGGGAGTTTCTGTATCCAGGCCCTCGTTTGACTCCCAGAAGCCCCGGcccagagagagagattgtgatgAAGAGATCCATCTCCTTCCCC GGAATCTCTCCCAAAGTGGAGTTTTCAACGACGTCTATTATTGAGGAGTGTGATGTGAAACCTGGTCAGCCTGCCATGTCT AGTATGCAAACACTGCAAGAGCGTCACTaccgggagcagaaagtgtctgaCTTGACATCTCCGCTTTCAATTCCACCCCCAactgcaagcggctactctcaccgatcggtctgcgcagcgctGCATGATGTCGAACACACCTCTAATGTCCCTATCCAGTCATGTGGTCATTCCTCAACTAAGCCCTGTCGTGTGAGAACTTCCCCTGCAAactcaaagaagaagaagaagaagccagACGCAGTGCCATCCAGTGGATATGAAAAGCCAACGGTGGCGTCCCGAAGCCGTGCTCCTTCACCCTACACCCACCGCAAGATGTGTCAGCTGTCTGAAGAGGCCAGACAACGACTCAGCCACCTCAAACTTGGGCcctacacatttaaaaaagagaCGGTCCCTCAGGCTCCATTTGTG GTGCCCCGAAGCCCAAACACGTCGCTGATGGAAACCTCCATGTGTCTTACATCTCAGTCTTCTCCTAAAAGAAGCCCCCTACGTCTGCAATCACGGAGCTACATCACAGACCTCACAG ATCGCTCTCTCCTTGGAAGTTTGAGATCAAAGCCCTCACAT GCATCCATGCAAGCAGCCAGAAGTTCCCCCAAAGATCACTCCACCCCTGTGTCCAGCACGTTCAGAGCTCAGAGTCCAGTCCTGACGCTCTCCTCCCTGAGAGAACG TTTCCAGAGTTCATCCAGTCCTTCACCGTCGGAGGAGATCCACAAACGAGTGCAGAGAATCCTAAACATCCACGGACCTCGTTGCAAGCTTTCTTTT GATGAAGAGAGTAAGGAGGAAGAGGGGGTCAGACAGAGTTCACATGTTTCCACCCACCATGACTCAGTGATTGACAACCGGCTACCGCAGGACAG CAATTTCTACTTGGCCTTGAAAACGTGA
- the LOC109085079 gene encoding spermatogenesis-associated protein 6-like isoform X2, giving the protein MGGLTSPKKPSASQMRQKALKCTVEVDIQSITCPGVVLPSQEDIYMSVRIMGQYQKSKCVPPVFPLLLHEKMVFVKTFVGAVDPSAVAEHLEDDTTSFELIQLVPSEGEILATFEEDTREFLYPGPRLTPRSPGPEREIVMKRSISFPGISPKVEFSTTSIIEECDVKPGQPAMSSMQTLQERHYREQKVSDLTSPLSIPPPTASGYSHRSVCAALHDVEHTSNVPIQSCGHSSTKPCRVRTSPANSKKKKKKPDAVPSSGYEKPTVASRSRAPSPYTHRKMCQLSEEARQRLSHLKLGPYTFKKETVPQAPFVVPRSPNTSLMETSMCLTSQSSPKRSPLRLQSRSYITDLTDRSLLGSLRSKPSHASMQAARSSPKDHSTPVSSTFRAQSPVLTLSSLRERFQSSSSPSPSEEIHKRVQRILNIHGPRCKLSFDEESKEEEGVRQSSHVSTHHDSVIDNRLPQDRYPRQCYGETGRTANRP; this is encoded by the exons ATGGGTGGACTGACGTCGCCCAAGAAGCCTTCAGCTTCACAAATGCGACAAAAAGCGCTAAAATGCACTGTCGAGGTGGATATCCAATCT ATAACTTGTCCAGGGGTGGTGTTACCATCCCAAGAAGACATTTATATGAGTGTTCGGATAATGGGCCAGTATCAGAAGTCCAAGTGCGTTCCTCCAGTTTTCCCTCTGCTGCTGCATGAAAAAATGGTGTTTGTGAAG ACCTTTGTGGGAGCAGTTGACCCGAGTGCTGTAGCTGAGCATCTGGAAG ATGATACAACATCTTTCGAGCTCATTCAGCTCGTTCCTTCAG AAGGTGAGATCCTGGCCACATTTGAAGAAGACACCCGGGAGTTTCTGTATCCAGGCCCTCGTTTGACTCCCAGAAGCCCCGGcccagagagagagattgtgatgAAGAGATCCATCTCCTTCCCC GGAATCTCTCCCAAAGTGGAGTTTTCAACGACGTCTATTATTGAGGAGTGTGATGTGAAACCTGGTCAGCCTGCCATGTCT AGTATGCAAACACTGCAAGAGCGTCACTaccgggagcagaaagtgtctgaCTTGACATCTCCGCTTTCAATTCCACCCCCAactgcaagcggctactctcaccgatcggtctgcgcagcgctGCATGATGTCGAACACACCTCTAATGTCCCTATCCAGTCATGTGGTCATTCCTCAACTAAGCCCTGTCGTGTGAGAACTTCCCCTGCAAactcaaagaagaagaagaagaagccagACGCAGTGCCATCCAGTGGATATGAAAAGCCAACGGTGGCGTCCCGAAGCCGTGCTCCTTCACCCTACACCCACCGCAAGATGTGTCAGCTGTCTGAAGAGGCCAGACAACGACTCAGCCACCTCAAACTTGGGCcctacacatttaaaaaagagaCGGTCCCTCAGGCTCCATTTGTG GTGCCCCGAAGCCCAAACACGTCGCTGATGGAAACCTCCATGTGTCTTACATCTCAGTCTTCTCCTAAAAGAAGCCCCCTACGTCTGCAATCACGGAGCTACATCACAGACCTCACAG ATCGCTCTCTCCTTGGAAGTTTGAGATCAAAGCCCTCACAT GCATCCATGCAAGCAGCCAGAAGTTCCCCCAAAGATCACTCCACCCCTGTGTCCAGCACGTTCAGAGCTCAGAGTCCAGTCCTGACGCTCTCCTCCCTGAGAGAACG TTTCCAGAGTTCATCCAGTCCTTCACCGTCGGAGGAGATCCACAAACGAGTGCAGAGAATCCTAAACATCCACGGACCTCGTTGCAAGCTTTCTTTT GATGAAGAGAGTAAGGAGGAAGAGGGGGTCAGACAGAGTTCACATGTTTCCACCCACCATGACTCAGTGATTGACAACCGGCTACCGCAGGACAG ATACCCAAGACAGTGCTACGGGGAGACAGGAAGAACAGCTAATCGTCCATAA